The Gemmatimonadaceae bacterium DNA segment GAGGCCGAGGCCATCGCCATCCAGTCAGCCGGTTCAGCGGCTCCCACGGCGCTGCAGACGTCCGGTGCGTCCGCCGAGCTTGCCGTCGGAAAGAACCGCCGCAAGGGCGCGCTGGTCTGGGGCGCCGCCGGGGCTGGGCTTGGCATTGTCGGGGCGGCGACGGACCCCGAGGCTGACGGCAGCACCGCCGTCGCCGCGGTCCTCGGGAACGCACTCTTCTTCGGCGGTATCGGCGCGCTGGTGGGCACGTCAGGCAACACCCGAGTGCCGCTGCCTTGCCGCTAGCGCCCCCACTGGCGTAACGCAGGGCGATGTACGAACCTCAAGGCGTGGAGCGGCACCCCCCACGCCGGAGGTCGCGATGGCTTTCACCCCGCAGGCGCAGGCCGTCTGGGACCGCGTCCCGGAGGCCACCCGCGCCAAGCTCCTCGACAGCGGCTTCTGCACGCGCTGCCTGGCGACGCGTCATTTCGACCTCACCGAAGGCGAGATTCGCGACAAGGAACTCGCCTTGATCGGCAAGTGCGGCACCTGCGGGGCGCGCGTCGTGCGCCTCGTGCAACTCGAATAGACCCTATGCGCTTCGTCCTTCCAATTGTCATTGTCGTGGCACTGAGCGCTGCGGCGCCGCTCCACGCCCAAGCCGCCGTGCGCTGGCAGGAGATCGGCAAGACCTCCACCGGCAATCTGGTCTACGTGGATCCGCGATCGGTGCGCGACACCGCAGGCTTCAAGCAGGCCACGGTGCGCACCGTGTACGCCGAGCCGGTGGATACGCCGCAGGGCCCCATCACCGGCTCGCGGGCGACGGCGCTGTTCGATTGCGCCGCGCAACGCGTGGCGGTGCTCGAGAACATCATCTACCACGACGAGCGCGCCAACCGCGTCTACCGGCGCAGTGCCCCTCAGCGGCCCGGCTTCGGGCCGGCGATGACGAGCACCTTTGCGCACGTAGCAATGCAGCACCTCTGCGCGCCGCGGTAGGGGTCGCTCCTGCGCACGGTGTTCGCGCACGGCTGTGGATGTCGACTGAAGCCTCCGGCTGAAGGTTGGGCGGGTCGCAACTCCAGCTACCTCAGTTGTGCCTCAGTGAGCTCCCGCCTTGTGGCCGACAGCTAGATGCATTCTGACAACCGCCGAAGGCCCTCCGCGATGTCCTCGGGCTCAATGCCACCGTAGCCAAGCAGCAGCCCGGAGCGAGGCGGCGTATCGACATACCTCGGCGAGAGCGGAAACATCGCCACTCCGCGCTCGTGCGCCCGCTGGGCCACGCCGCAATCGTCGACCGCCGGGTCGTCGAAGGTCGCGGCAAGGTGCAGTCCGCCTGGCGCCGCAATCGGCGTCAGCACGCCACGGAACTTCCCGGTGAGCAGCTCGCGCATCGTGTCGTGACGCTTGGTGAACGCGCGCCGCAGGCGTCGGAGATGTTGGGCCAGGACTCCATCCTCAAGGAACTGCGCGAGCGCCGCCTGCGTCGGTACCGGACTATGCCAGTCGGTGGCGTGCTTTGCCTTGCGTAGCGCCGCGTGGAGCGTCGACGGTGCCACCACGAAGCCCAAGCGGAGCGTGGGGAGCATCGACTTGGAGAAGCTGCCCACGTAGAGCACACGGCCGCAGGTGTCGAGGCTGCGCAGTGGCTCAAGGGGTCGCCCGCCGAAGCGGAACTCGCTGTCGTAGTCGTCCTCCACGACTGCGGCGTGATGGGCGGCGGCCCACGACAGCAACGCTTGCCGGCGCTCCATCGACATCGGAATTCCGAGCGGGTACTGGTGCGACGGCGTCACGTACACCAGTCGCGCACGCGCCGGAAGCGCATCCACCACGAGTCCCGCCGCATCCACCGGGACTCCACGCACGGTGCATCCGTGCGCGAGGAACGCCCGCCGCGCCGGCTGGTACCCCGGATCCTCCATCGCCACGACCTGCCGCGGTTCCAGCAGCACGCGCGTCACGAGATCGATTGCTTGCTGGCTGCCACTCGTCACGAGCACGTCGTCCGCGGCGACCGTGAGGCCGCGCGACGTGCGGAGATGACGCGCGATCGCGGCCCGCAGCGCCGGAAGGCCCGCTGCGTCGATGTGCGCCCCCGTTCCCACGGTGATTTGCTGCAACTGCGTCGCCATCCGCCGACGCCACGCGGCATACGGGAACTGCCGTGCATCAGGGAGTCCTGTACGGAAATCGAAGCGCGGCGCCGGACCTGACATATCCAAGCCCTCCGGCAGGGTCTCCCAGAGCGCGCGCGGCGTCAGCGCCGACAGCGTCTCCCTCGACTCCGACTCCGACCTCTGCCGAATGCCCGGCCGCACGAATGTACCGGCTCCAACTCGGCTTACCACGAAGCCCTCGGCCCGCAAGCGTTCGTAGACGACCGTCACTGTCGTGCGCGAGAGCCCCAGTTCCGCGGCCAGACGCCGCGTCGGCGGCAGCGCGTCGTCCGCGTGGAGCCGGCCATCGAGAATCGCATCGCGCATCTGTCGGTACACTTGTGACGCGGCATCGCGCCGGCTGCTGAGCGTGAAATGAAGGGTCACGCGGTCTCCACGAAATGGTCCACTTGAATCGAGGGGAATTGGCGCTTGTTGGTCCACCAGGAGAGGTCTAGCGTCCGTGGCTCACCATTCAGCCCCGCGAACGTCGTGCACCCACCGCAACCGTACCCCACTGCCCACTCGGCCGCACGCCCCTTGCTCTGGTGCGGTGTCCTCGCGGGGCCATTCTATCTGCTGGTCGGCTATGGGCAAGCCCTTGCACGCGAAGGCTTTGATATCCGGCGGCATCCTCTCAGCGTTCTTGCGAACGGCGACCTCGGCTGGATTCAAGTCAGCAACTTCCTGCTCACGAGCGTCCTCGTGCTCTTCGGCGCCGTAGGCCTCCGTCAGGTGCTGCGGAGCACGCGCGGTGGCACCTGGGGTCCATTGCTGCTCGGCACGTACGGTCTTGGCCTATTCGGTGCTGGTGTATTCCCCGCCGCGCCGATGCAAGGGTTTCCACCTGGTGCCAGCCCATCCGCGGCACTTGGCGGTGCGGGCTTGCTGCACTTTGTGTTCGGCGGCATCGGATTCTACGCGTTGATTGCCTCGTGCTTCGTCTTCGCCCGACGCGCCCACACCCTCGGCGATCCCGGATGGGCGGCGGCATCCGTGGCCACCGGCACGCTGTTCTTCGTCAGTTTCGCGGCGATCGCGTCCGGCAACACCTCCGCCACCGCGATGCTCGCCTTCTATGCGGTGATCACGCTCGCGTGGGCCTGGCATTGCGCGCTGCACGTGAGGCATCTGCGTTGAAGGCCTTCGCAATGTTCCTGTGCGGTGCGTCGCTGATGCCGGCGACGTTGTTCGCCCAGGCGGCGTCGGACGGTCGCCGCGATTTCGACTGGGAGATCGGCAAGTGGCGTACGGAGGTGCGCGTGCTGCTGGCGCCCGGGCGCTGGGCCGAATTCGTGGGGACGAGCGACGTCGTGCCGCTCTGGGATGGCGACGCCAACGTGGTGCATCTCGCTGTGGAAGGTGCTAGCGGGCGCATCGAAGGCGTGAGCCTTCGCTTGTACGATTCCGCGAGCGGTCAGTGGAGCCTCAACTACGCGAACCGCCGGACTGGCAAGCTGAGCCCGCCGGTGTACGGCGGCTTCCGCGACGGGCGAGGCGTGTTCCACGGGCAGGACTGGATCGACGGACGCGCGGTGCTGGTGCGATTCATCATCTACGACGTCACGCCGACCTCCGCTCGGTTCGAGCAATCCATCTCATTCGACGGCGGAGAGAACTGGGAGCCGAACTGGATTGCGACGGACAGGCGCCTGCCGGCACCGGAGCGATGACCGGCGAGGCGCTGCGTACGCGCCTGTGGGACTTCGGGCGGGTGTGCTTCGCGATCGGCTTCATCGGCTTGGGCACGGACCACTTCCTGCTCGGCGACTTCGTGACGGGGCGCGCGCCCGCGTGGCCGGCGGGCATCCCCGGTCGCGGCGTGTGGGCTTACGGCACGGGGATCGCCATCATTGCGGCGGGCATCGCGGTGCTCCTGCACACAGGTGCACGCACCGCCGCCTTGGTTCGCGTCGCCGCCTTCGCCGGCGCGGGCCTGGTGGGTGGCTGGGCGGTGCTCCGGCACCTCCTCGTTCTCCCGCAGGCGGCCACGCTCTCGGCCGCGTGGACGCAAGCCGGCAAGGCGGTGGTGTTCACCACGGGTTGCTTGATGGTGGCGGCCGTCTGCAGCCCAGGCCCACTCCAACGTGACCGGGCGTTCGTCACCGCCGGGCGTATGGCGCTGGCAGGGTACCTCGTGTTGACCGGCATCCAGCACTTCCTCTTCGTGTCCTTCGTGGCCGGCCTGATTCCAACGTGGTTCCCGGGCGACGCGACGTTCTGGACCTACGCCGCCGGCGTGGCGCTCATCGTGTTCGGTCTCGGCCTCGCCCTCCCGCGGACCGCCTTCGCATCCGGCTCGCTGGCCGGACTGATGGTCTTCTCGTGGTTCTTCATCGTCCACGTGACGGCCGAGTTTGCCGGGAGGGCCGATCACATTGCCGTGTATGAGGCGCTCGCCGTCGCCGGGTTGCTCTGGGTGGCAGCCGCCAGCGCAGCGACCGGCCCGACGGCGGACGTCTACTGACGAATCTCGATGTAGCGCTCGAGGCGCGCGACTTCCTGCGTGTTCACGTACTTGCCGATCTCGCGCCGGAACTGCTCGATGCCGCGGTACGGCCGGTACTCCTTGAACTCGCGCAGCATCCGGGGGCCGAAGCCGGGAATCGTCATCAGGTCTTCGTCGCTGGCGCTGTTGAGGTCCATCGGCACGAACACGTACTGCTCGAGACGCGCGACTTCGTCGGCGTTCACGTACTTGGCCATCTCGCGGCGGAACTGGGCGATGCCGCGGTAGGGGCGGTATTCATTGAATTCGCGCAGCATCCGCGGGCCCATTCCCGGGATGAGCATAATCTCGTCGCGCGAGGCGGTATTCAGGTTCAGGTGCACCCACAGGCGCCGGTACAGCTCGCTGCGCTGCTCGGCGGACAGACGCGGGGAGAGGAAGTCATTGAGCGCCGTCGGCGACAGGAAGGGACGCGCACCCACCAGCGCACGCGCCAGCTCGGCGTTCATTCCGGGCAACTGGGCAATCTCCGCTTCCGGCGCGGTGTTGGCTTCGAGGACGGTGACGGACTTGCCGACCTGTGCGGTCGCCGGAACGGCGAGCATCAGCGCAGCGGCGGCAATGGCGATACGGCGGAACATCTCAGGCTCCTGGCGCGGTCCGCGCCGGATGACGGTAGGCGTACAGCAGACCCAGCAAGCCGAACTGCACCAGCGTGCCCGGCGCCAGGGTCGGCGTGGCCCCCCGGATCACGTTGATCCAGAACGGCATCCCGACGAGGTCGGGCTCCAACTCGCGCTCGAACTCCATATTGCTGCCGAAGTGCAGATACATCCCCACCGCTCCCGCCATCACAAGCAGCAAGGCCACCACCTGCAGTGCACGCAGGCTCTTGGGACCCTTGTCGAGCCAGTGCCACAGGATGGTCACCAGCGTGAGGCTCAGCAGTACCAGCGGCGGCAGTTGTGCGAGCTCGGCGTAGTGCTCGAGCAGGAGCAGCTCCGCGATCAACCCCACGCAGCCGAAAGCCAGCACGGCCAAGATGCCGCGACGAATGAGGTGGAGTGCGTCGGGCGATGTCATATGGACCTCCCGGGGGGACCTGCGCAGGTTGGACGTTCCGTCCCATTGAACGTAAACCCACCCGGGCACACTTTCACTGAGGCCCTCTCCCGGAGTCCGCTATGCCCCGTCCTGCGCGTCTCGACGAAACCACCATCGCCGACAAGCTTGCCACGCTACCCGGTTGGAGCCGCCACGGGGCGGCCATCACCCGCACCTTCGTGTTTGCGGGATTCCCTGACGCCGTGGCCTTCGTGGAGCGGCTCGTGGCGCCCGCCGAGCTATTGAACCACCATCCGGACGTCGACCTGCGCTACAACCGCGTCATCGTTACGCTGTCGACGCACGACCAAGGCGGACTCACCGAACTGGACTTCCGCCTGGCCGGCCTCGTGGACGGCGCGGTGGCGTCCTAGGGTTCGGGCAGCTCGTAGGCGCGTCCGGCTGCATCGAGGCGTCGCAGTTGCGCGTTGCCGTTCACGCTGCGCACGCGCACGGGCGTGGTGCCGGCGCCCAGCGTCGCGCGAATGACCTTGTCGAAGCGTTGCCCGGACCCGACCGCCGTGGGGAAGTCGCTCACCACGCTGCCGTTCGTCGTGCGCATCTCCACCGTCGCGTCAGCGGTCTCGGGGAGGAAGGCGAACACACTGCCGTTGACGGTCGAGACTTTCACGGAATCGCTGCCGGACAGCGTCGTCATCCGGGCGTCCACGTTGCCGTTCACGTTCTCCGCCTGCACCGGTCCCACGCTAGTGACGATGGTGACGTTGCCGTTGACGCCGCGTGCGCGCACTGGTGCCGTCGAGGCCGAGACGATGTTGCCCTCAACGAGCACCAGGTCGAGCTTCACGCCGGCCGGCACCCGCACCGCAAAGTGCACGCGCGCGCGCTTGCGTCCGCCGAAGCCTAGCGAGAGCCCGCGCTTGCCGAACGTGATGCGGTTGCCTGAGCTGTTGCTGGAGAAGTTGTCCGCCGTGCATCGGCCGTCGCCGACGATCGCACAAACCAAGGCGCCGGTGGCGCTGGTGTCGGCGCGGAACGACACGTCCGTGGGTTGCCTGTCATCCCCGCGCCACGTGAGGTCGCCGACGATGCGCAGCGTGTCGTCCGTGGCGGGCTCGACGGTGATTGCACCGGCAAGGTTGCGCAGCATCAGCGTCTGTCCTGCGGGCATTGCGCGCTCGTACCGGAACACCCCCTCGGCGCGATGCTCTGGTCCGGAATCATCGTCGCGGCCGCAGGCGGTGAGGGCGATGCAGCAGGCGACGAGGATCATCGAAGGGCGAAACGACATCGGCGGCTCCGGAGCGGGGAGGGAACTCCCCAATCTACGGAGCCGCCGAGCGGGCGGTTTCCTGCGCGACGCGAACCCGTCGGTTGCCCCGCCTACATCTTGCGCAGGCGGATGCTGCCGTTGGTCGTCCGCGCTCGCAGCGTCGGGCCGCCCTCGCCCAGCGTCGCCCGGATGTTCCGCGGGTTGATCTCGCCCGTGAACGTGATCGGGAAGTCGCTGGTCACCCGCCCGTTCACCGTGCTGAGGTCGAGGTTGGCATTGGCGTTGGCCGGCAGTTCGATCTCGATCGAGCCGTTGGTGGTGTGGTAATCGAGCCCCTCGCGCGGGATGACGCCGCGCACGCGGATGCTGCCGTTCGTGGTGCGCGCGTACACCGCACCCGCCGTCGACGCCGCCTCGACGTCACCGTTGGTGGTCCGGGCCCGCACGTCACCCTGCACGGCGTCCACCGACACACCGCCGTTGACGGTGCGCGCGTCCACCTTCGCGTGCGCCGGTACGCGCACGGTCATCGTCACCGAGACGTCGTCGCCGCGCCGGTTGTCACGACGCTCGCCACCCCGGATGCCGTCCTCGTCGCAGCTGGAGCCTTCGCGCCACAGCGCGCAGATGATCACGTCGCCACTCGACGTCTGCCGCGTCTCGATACGCACCTCGTCGACATTGCCGCGCCGCGAGCGCTTCTCTGCCTCCAGCGACACCGCGTTCCCACTGCCGGCTTCCACACGGACGGAACCGTTGATGTTGTGCAGGTAGATCGTACGGCCGGCCGCCAGCGTGCCCTGCCAGCGCACGGTCTCCGTGTCCTGCGCCGCGGCGGTCGGCGCCATCAGCGCCAGGGTCGCCAGCATCGCGCCGGCCTGCGCCGCGCGGCGCATCAGGTTCTTCGTCATTGCAATCACTCCCGGTCGGCCGCCGCGCTGCCGCGACGGAGGTTGATGTTCCCGCTGAATGCCCCAGCCGAGACGCGGGCGCGTCCGTCGCCGAGGGTGAACTCCATCCGCCGCCCACGGCCGGTGCTCTGGCCCGGCTGCAACGTGAGCGGAAAGTCGCTGCTGATCCGGCCGCTGAACGTCTCCAGCTCCAGCCGCGCCCCGACGTTGGCGGGCAACGCCATCGTGATGCTGCCCGAGTGGGTGTTGAGCGTGTAGCTCCCCGTCGGTGACAGGCTGCCTTCGTAGTTGATGGTGCCGGAGGTGGTCCGCGCGCGGAGGTTGGTGAGCGCGCTGCGCCGGATGCGGATCGACCCGCTCACCGTCTCGGCCGTGAGGTCGCCGCTGGCGTTCTCGAGGTCGATGCTGGTGCTGGTGCCCTCGATCGACATCCGCCCTTGGACATCGCGCAGTTCGAGGCTGCCGGAGATGGTGCGGACCTCGAGCCGCGTCCGCGCACCGTGCACCTGGATGCGACCGCTGGTCGTCCGCGCGGCCACTTCGCTCATCGTGCCGCGCACGTCGATGAGGCCGCTCGTGGAGTTGGCAATCACGCGGGTGCCGACGGGGACCTCGACCGTGATCGTGGCGCCGCTCTGGCGGCTGTTCACGGAACGCGACTGCAGCGCGATGCCACTACGGCTGGCCGAGAGGTCCCAGCGGCCGCGGTCGATGCTGGCCCGGATGCGCACATCGCGGCGGTTGCTCGCGGTGACGCGGATCTCGCCGGAGACCACGCCGAGCTGTACGAGGCCGCCCGCGTTGAGCGTCAAGGTGGTGTCGATGCGGTCCCCGTCGCGCTGCGCGGCGAGGGCCATCGGGAGGGCGCCGAGCAGCAGCAGGGCGCGGAAGGAATGCGGGAAAGCGTTCATTATCAGGTTCCCACCGGGAGCGTCACGGCGTCCCGCAGGAGGGTGAGCTTGCTGGAGTAGGCGCGCGTGAACTGCGCGCTCAGGAACTGGGAGTTAGGGTCGGTGGCCAGCGCCGCACGGCTCTCGGCGATGGCAGCGTCGATGATCGCGAGATTGCGGTCGAGCACCAGCACCGTGGTGGGATCGAGCTCGCCGCGGCGCTCGCGGACGATGCGCTGCAGCGCACCGATCTCGAGCTCCATCTGTGTCACGCTCTCGGTGAACGACGCCAGGTGGAAGGCGGAGCCCTCGTCGTCGTCGGCGAGCGCCAAGGCCGGCAGGGTCTCGATGGCGTCATCGCCGCGCGTGGCCAACTGCCAGGTCACGGCGCTGGAGACTGCGACGAGCAACGAGGCCGCCATCGCCAGGCGGAAGGTCTGCGACTGCCAGATGCGGGGCCGGAGCACTGTCGGGGCGCTGGTGATCCGCTGCTCGATGCCGCTCCAGAGGTCGCGGGAAGGCGTGAGCAGGGGCAGGCGAGCCGCTTCGGCGCTGATCGCCTCAAGCTCGGCCCACAGAGTCTGGCACGCCGCGCAGGTGGCGCGGTGCCGCTCGTTCTCGACGTCGTGTTCGCTGTGGTTGATCATCTGGACAGACTCCTCCGCAGTAGCATCCGGGCACGGTGCAGCTGCGCCTTGCAGCCGCCGGCGGTGACGCCGAGCATCGTGCCGATTTCCTCGTGGGTATAGCCTTCAACGTCGTGCAGGACGAAGACCTTCCGGGCGCCGGGGGGAAGCGCCGCGATGGCCGCTTCGAGGTCCAGCGAGAGGCCAGGGACGGGGAGCGGCCGTACATCGGAGGCGCTGATCTCGTCCATATCCTCGATGGCTTCGTCCTCGCGGTGGCGGCGGCGTCCCTCGGCCTGACGGTCGTTGAGCACCACGTTCACCGCGAGCCGGTGCAGCCAGGTGGAGAAGGCGGACTCCCCACGGAACTGCGCCAGCTTTTCCCAGCAGCGTACGAACACGTCCTGCGTCAGCTCCTCGGCCCGTCCCCGGTCGCCGACCATCCGGACGCAGACCGAGAAGACGCGGTCCACGTGGGTCCGGTAGATCCGCTCGAAGGCGCGGCGGTCACCACGAGCGGCGAGCGCGACGTCGTCGGAAGGACCGGTCGGCAGGGGGTGGGCTTGGATCGGCAGGGGTTGGGTCATTCGGCGCAGAATGCTGTACGCCGGATTGGATGGCTGGGGGTAGCGGAAGGTTTGAATCCTGCCGGATATTCCACGACACTCGCGCCCACCGCCAGCCGTAGGGCCGAATGTCCCCTCCGGAGAGTCCCCCGTGCCCGAGTATGGAATGCAGTCCGGCCAGGCGCCCAGCGCGCCGCCCGTCCCACCCCTGCCGCAGAGCCCCGGGGCGGCCACGGGGGCGACGGCCACCCAGCAGCCGAACGTGAACCTGGGCATCGATGCCCAGGCCAACGCCGAGCAGGCCATCCGGAATGCGGTGCAGGCCGCGCAGAATGCCGTCGAAGCCAGTCAGGCGGTGGTCGGGCAGCCGCAGGTGGTTCGGGTGAATCCGGACATCCCGCCCGAGGTGGTGCCGATCGTGGGAATCGTGTTTGGGAGTCTGGCGCTGATGGTCATCCTCACGCCGATCGTGCGGGGGATTATGCGGATGATCGAGAAGCGGCAGGATAGGTCGCTGGTGCGCGGCGCCGAGGTGAGCCACCAACTGCATCAGTTGCAGCAGAGCGTGGACGCGCTGGCGATCGAGGTGGAGCGGATCAGCGAGTCGCAGCGTTTTCAGGCGAGGCTGGCGGCGGAGCGGGAGAAGTCGGCGCTGCCGAGCGGGCGGGACGGGGCCTGACTTGGCTCCACGAGCAGCAGCAGAGTGTGGAGGCTGAGGCGCCCGGATTCCGAGAGTGAATCCGGGCGCTTTGTCGTGAGCGCGGCGAGGCCGTCGATGAACGCGCGGTCGTCCGGCGCCTCCCGCAGGAGACGCTGCACGTCGCGCCGATGGCCGATGCCGCGCGCCGTGAGCGCACGCTGAAGGATCTGCGCCCACGCGGCACCTAACTCGGTGCGCCGGGCGAGGGGCTCGGTCGCGAGCGCGGTGTCGAGCCGGCGCCGCAGACGGCGCGCCAAGGCATCATCAAGCGCAGACTCACCGCGCAGCGTTCGCCGGGCCGCGCGCTGCGTAAGCCAGCGCTGCAGCACGCGCCGGACGCACTGCA contains these protein-coding regions:
- a CDS encoding DUF998 domain-containing protein, translating into MHPPQPYPTAHSAARPLLWCGVLAGPFYLLVGYGQALAREGFDIRRHPLSVLANGDLGWIQVSNFLLTSVLVLFGAVGLRQVLRSTRGGTWGPLLLGTYGLGLFGAGVFPAAPMQGFPPGASPSAALGGAGLLHFVFGGIGFYALIASCFVFARRAHTLGDPGWAAASVATGTLFFVSFAAIASGNTSATAMLAFYAVITLAWAWHCALHVRHLR
- a CDS encoding DUF4097 family beta strand repeat protein; amino-acid sequence: MSFRPSMILVACCIALTACGRDDDSGPEHRAEGVFRYERAMPAGQTLMLRNLAGAITVEPATDDTLRIVGDLTWRGDDRQPTDVSFRADTSATGALVCAIVGDGRCTADNFSSNSSGNRITFGKRGLSLGFGGRKRARVHFAVRVPAGVKLDLVLVEGNIVSASTAPVRARGVNGNVTIVTSVGPVQAENVNGNVDARMTTLSGSDSVKVSTVNGSVFAFLPETADATVEMRTTNGSVVSDFPTAVGSGQRFDKVIRATLGAGTTPVRVRSVNGNAQLRRLDAAGRAYELPEP
- a CDS encoding DUF4097 family beta strand repeat protein, translating into MTKNLMRRAAQAGAMLATLALMAPTAAAQDTETVRWQGTLAAGRTIYLHNINGSVRVEAGSGNAVSLEAEKRSRRGNVDEVRIETRQTSSGDVIICALWREGSSCDEDGIRGGERRDNRRGDDVSVTMTVRVPAHAKVDARTVNGGVSVDAVQGDVRARTTNGDVEAASTAGAVYARTTNGSIRVRGVIPREGLDYHTTNGSIEIELPANANANLDLSTVNGRVTSDFPITFTGEINPRNIRATLGEGGPTLRARTTNGSIRLRKM
- a CDS encoding 4a-hydroxytetrahydrobiopterin dehydratase; protein product: MPRPARLDETTIADKLATLPGWSRHGAAITRTFVFAGFPDAVAFVERLVAPAELLNHHPDVDLRYNRVIVTLSTHDQGGLTELDFRLAGLVDGAVAS
- a CDS encoding DUF4097 family beta strand repeat protein, whose amino-acid sequence is MNAFPHSFRALLLLGALPMALAAQRDGDRIDTTLTLNAGGLVQLGVVSGEIRVTASNRRDVRIRASIDRGRWDLSASRSGIALQSRSVNSRQSGATITVEVPVGTRVIANSTSGLIDVRGTMSEVAARTTSGRIQVHGARTRLEVRTISGSLELRDVQGRMSIEGTSTSIDLENASGDLTAETVSGSIRIRRSALTNLRARTTSGTINYEGSLSPTGSYTLNTHSGSITMALPANVGARLELETFSGRISSDFPLTLQPGQSTGRGRRMEFTLGDGRARVSAGAFSGNINLRRGSAAADRE
- a CDS encoding PLP-dependent aminotransferase family protein — protein: MTLHFTLSSRRDAASQVYRQMRDAILDGRLHADDALPPTRRLAAELGLSRTTVTVVYERLRAEGFVVSRVGAGTFVRPGIRQRSESESRETLSALTPRALWETLPEGLDMSGPAPRFDFRTGLPDARQFPYAAWRRRMATQLQQITVGTGAHIDAAGLPALRAAIARHLRTSRGLTVAADDVLVTSGSQQAIDLVTRVLLEPRQVVAMEDPGYQPARRAFLAHGCTVRGVPVDAAGLVVDALPARARLVYVTPSHQYPLGIPMSMERRQALLSWAAAHHAAVVEDDYDSEFRFGGRPLEPLRSLDTCGRVLYVGSFSKSMLPTLRLGFVVAPSTLHAALRKAKHATDWHSPVPTQAALAQFLEDGVLAQHLRRLRRAFTKRHDTMRELLTGKFRGVLTPIAAPGGLHLAATFDDPAVDDCGVAQRAHERGVAMFPLSPRYVDTPPRSGLLLGYGGIEPEDIAEGLRRLSECI
- a CDS encoding RNA polymerase sigma factor — its product is MTQPLPIQAHPLPTGPSDDVALAARGDRRAFERIYRTHVDRVFSVCVRMVGDRGRAEELTQDVFVRCWEKLAQFRGESAFSTWLHRLAVNVVLNDRQAEGRRRHREDEAIEDMDEISASDVRPLPVPGLSLDLEAAIAALPPGARKVFVLHDVEGYTHEEIGTMLGVTAGGCKAQLHRARMLLRRSLSR